The Mustela nigripes isolate SB6536 chromosome 11, MUSNIG.SB6536, whole genome shotgun sequence genomic interval GGGCAGCTGGGGGggccccctctccaccccctcctgccCGCCGGGCCAGTGTGGGGCCTGCCCCAGGGCCTGTGGTCACCGCTGAGGGACTGCATCCATCCCTTCCTTCGCCTACTGGCAACAGCACCCCACTGGGTTCCAGCAAGGAGACTCGAAAGCAGGAGAAGGAGCGGCAGAAACAGGAGAAGGAACGGGAGAGGGAGCggcagaagcaggagaaggaacgggagaggcaggagaaggagcGCCAGAAGcgggaaagagagcaggagaaggagcaacagaagcaggagaaggagcgccagaagcaggagaagaaggCCCAAGGCAGGAAGCTCTCGCTGCGTCGAAAGGCAGATGGGCCCCCGGCCCCCCAGGATGGTGGGGACAGGTCCTCGGCATCTGAGGCCCGGCAGGATGCTTACTTCTGACCTGTCTTAGGGCTGGACTGCATGGCCCCCCTCTTCCTTGGTCAAGAGCAGGCCCGGCCTGGGGCAGCCGTGAACAAGTCTGGAGCCCTCACCTCCAGTTGGGCCCGGCTGGGGTCTCTGTCAGTCCTGCCCCAGTTCCCTCTGGGGTCCGTCCCAGGTGCAGTCCTGATGGGCGGTTTGTCACCTCGGAGGTGACTTGGCAGTGGGAATCAGCAGTTTTCAGATTTACACCAGTTGCTCCCCTTATCCGTGCGTGGAGCTGggttccttttccccttcttcagCTGTGCCGGTCCCCTCTTCCTGCCTGGGGCCAAGGCTCTCCTCGCCCTCCTTCTGGACATCTCTGTTGTAATTATGTACAGAGGACCTGGGGGGTCCAGGGTGGGTgtgttctctgtcttctgtccttGAGTTCTCCTTCCCCAGTGTTCTTGCACTCACTTATTTAAAGGGACACGCGCTGGAGCAGGACATGCCCCCCCCACCTGCCATCCTGGCTCTTTCCTCTCACCCACCTTCCTGTGTGTCCTCCGgcttctcctgctctgtctccGCCAGGGTCCCCACCTTTCGCCTTGTTTCCCTCCAGCCCCTATCTGGGGAAGGGGTCTTCCCTGGAGCTCCAGGGGGTGGAACCCAATGTTTAcattctcttctgtctctgctcCCACCCTGTGCGGCGCTTTGAGGAATCAGAAAAGAACCTGCTGTTGTACCTGGGCTTGTCTCCTGCTTTGTTATTTGACGATGGGGGGCAGAGTAAGGACTGGACAGGGGGTGGAAAACAGTGGAGTAAGCGGGATCTGGGTGTCGACTGCAGCAGTTGGCTGGTCTTGGCAGGTAGGTACCTCTTGGCCTTTGGTCCATCTTTCAGTCCCTCATCAACAGCTCTTGAGCTCCGGCTCCTCCTCTGCCTGGGATCTGTTGCTTCCATTGTTACTGGCCTGGGGCCTTCCACGCACGACCTGCAGCACCCGGATCTCCTTCCCGAAGTGCTCGTGCAACTCCTGGAAGCTGGAGGGGGTACTGAGGGTGGCTACGAAGCCACAGCCCTCTGGGGGTGAGCCGGGCTCTTGGCCAGCTGCCTGGCAGAGCTCCCGGTACTGGGCCTCCAGGGTGGGTAGGAGCGCCACCAGCTGCCTGCAGCTCGCCCCAGCCAGCGCCCAcagccaggctcccagctcttcCTGATTTTCTGCTGCCAGCTTGTAGGCCCGTCCACCTGTGCCCTCAACCCTGGGGGTCAGGATGGTAAAGGCATGGGGTTCTGTGGCCCCAAGGCGTGGCTCCACCTGGCAGTTTTCCAAGAGAATGAGGCCCAGGGGTGTGTGGTCCGCTTGGCTCTCCAGGTAGAAGAGGAGGTTTCCCCGGAGGACGAACCAGCGGCGTTGGTAGCTGGTGTTTCGGGCTCCCTTCTTTAGCAAAATGCCCTCCCGGTCTGGAGCCTGTGCTCTGCAGCCACGGAAGAAACTGAGCACGGACTTCTGGTGCAGTTTCATGGTAATCCGATCTGAGAGTCAACCCTGGGGCGGCAGAGAAGAGAGGTGGTCCTGGCCCAGTGGGATTTAAGACTGTCCGCCAGAGGTCGCGGTCTTGCCCCCACGGCACTGGGACCCACacctcccacctccagctctgCCCCTCGGGCCAGTTTGCAAACTGGGCAGGGGCCGCTCTCCTGGGCTCCCGTCTACCTGCGGCTGCGGTCTGAGAGGCACTGGTGCCCTTTTGCAGGCCTACCTGAGGTCAGGGCACAAGAGACGTCTGGCCTGAGTACCGGGCACAGGTATCCCCGTCACCTTTCCGGCGACTCCCCACCCCGCAAGGCAGGAACTGGCCCGGGGGCAGGCGTGGGGTGAAGGACTCCCCCTGGGTCCTAAAGAGAGCGGAGTTCCGCCCACGCCCCCAGAGCCATCCGGGGCCGCCGCGGGGAGAAGAGCGAGGCCGAACCTCGGAGTGGGAGTGGACAGAACTGGGCCCTGGGAGGACAGGCAGGGTTCCCAAAGAGATGGCGAGGGGCGCAAAGCTCTGGGccagccctggggaagggggacaACCCTGGAAAGGGAAACGGGCCGAAACCCACGGTCCCATTTCGGTCCCGTCATGGCCCTGGGCGCCCCTTTAAGCAGAGCGCGCCCCCATTTCTCCCCAGAGCCTGTAACTGCTGTAGGAGGGAGCCGAAACCGCATCCGGCCAGCCCTGTCGTCGGACCGGGGTCTAGGCGTGCAGGCGGTCCCCGTCGCCGCCACTGTCGCCCCCCGCGGCGCACGTCACGCTGGGGAGGGCGGAGCCGCCTTCCCCGCTCCGGGCGCACTTCCGCCCGCTCCTCCGCTAGTCTCTCCCGCGGGTGCAGCCACTTCCGGCTTCCGCGGCGCAGCCACTTCCGGCTTCCGGGTGCCCTCGCAGTTCTCTTCCGGGTGATGGCGGCCGGTGCCCCGGACGTGCCCCTGGCGaaggcctctctctttctttccgcGCCGCCTCCCGCGGATCCCTAGGTGAGCGCGCGCCGGTGGGGCCCCGCGAATCCCCGCGCTTTGCCGCCCCCTGACTTGTAAGGCGAGCCCCGGACAGTTGCGGGTCACCGCGCCGAGTTGGGAGGAGGGCGCGGCCCGGGCCCGCGGGCTCTGAGGGAGCTGGAGGCGCGGGGGCGGTGTGGCCCGCGGGCCCGGTCGCCCCAGGCCTGCGAGGGCCAGGACGGGGTGCGGGGGGGCTCTGTCCTTTGGCCTCGGGCGGGGTTGC includes:
- the LOC132026724 gene encoding sesquipedalian-1-like, translating into MKLHQKSVLSFFRGCRAQAPDREGILLKKGARNTSYQRRWFVLRGNLLFYLESQADHTPLGLILLENCQVEPRLGATEPHAFTILTPRVEGTGGRAYKLAAENQEELGAWLWALAGASCRQLVALLPTLEAQYRELCQAAGQEPGSPPEGCGFVATLSTPSSFQELHEHFGKEIRVLQVVRGRPQASNNGSNRSQAEEEPELKSC